The following proteins are co-located in the Silene latifolia isolate original U9 population chromosome 1, ASM4854445v1, whole genome shotgun sequence genome:
- the LOC141597349 gene encoding chaperone protein dnaJ C76, chloroplastic, with product MASSNLALHFPTLTPPISRPQTFFHNYSTKTLKFPPPHHQKNSTTCRASSSSSSSSFIREYDLYELMGIESSSDQSEIKKAYRSLQKRCHPDIAGPAGHDMAIILNDAYALLSDPIARFAYDKEQAKMTDLQGYTGQPLYSSWMGSETEDRAVFVDEVKCIGCLKCALFAKQTFAIEAAYGRARVVAQWADPEDKIQASIDVCPVDCISMVERSDLAALEFLMSKQPRGNVRIGASNTAGARSFDVFSEVKVFHKRLDEAATRKSNQESPYSKVQSDARISAIQAIRSISNWLYWQSPISQTPSNLAFRGGKGFNHPDVEKLREAATEARKHGMFQTRDTNRLLPQTTLKDDYWAPSTPTPVQPLGKNTTKSDTILHSPTSEDGKTHKETYIKRRNYPRRPVITVLPVGLAVLASINAILHGAGAGVVELQQHAGGPFALQVVNSSWLQVVLAGVPWYLVGIVIERFVDGLSGRNKM from the exons ATGGCATCTTCAAACCTTGCTCTTCATTTCCCAACTCTTACACCACCAATCTCCAGACCACAAACATTTTTCCATAATTACTCTACAAAAACACTTAAatttcctcctcctcatcatcagaaaAATAGTACTACATGCAGAGcatcatcatcgtcgtcatcATCGAGTTTTATAAGGGAGTATGATTTGTATGAACTGATGGGAATAGAGAGTAGCAGTGATCAAAGCGAAATAAAGAAGGCGTACAGGTCTCTACAAAAAAGATGTCATCCTGATATTGCAGGACCTGCAGGACATGACATGGCCATCATTCTTAATGATGCTTATGCTCTTCTTTCTGATCCCATCGCTCGCTTTGCTTATGATAAG GAGCAAGCAAAGATGACAGACTTACAAGGCTACACAGGGCAGCCACTGTACTCATCATGGATGGGATCAGAAACAGAAGACAGGGCTGTATTTGTAGATGAGGTCAAGTGCATTGGTTGCTTGAAATGTGCTTTGTTTGCTAAGCAGACATTTGCCATTGAAGCTGCCTATGGGAGAGCTCGTGTAGTTGCTCAATGGGCTGATCCCGAAGATAAAATTCAGGCTTCCATAGACGTCTGTCCTGTCGATTGCATCTC GATGGTAGAAAGATCAGATCTTGCAGCACTAGAGTTTCTCATGTCCAAGCAGCCGCGAGGAAATGTCAGGATTGGGGCTAGTAACACAGCTGGTGCACGAAGTTTTGACGTTTTCTCCGAGGTTAAAGTCTTCCATAAACGACTTGATGAAGCTGCTActagaaaatcaaatcaagagtcGCCG TACTCCAAAGTTCAGAGTGACGCAAGAATATCAGCAATCCAAGCCATAAGATCAATCTCAAATTGGCTGTACTGGCAATCACCGATTTCACAAACTccatcaaatctagcattcagaGGAGGCAAAGGATTTAATCATCCGGATGTAGAGAAACTCAGAGAAGCAGCCACAGAAGCAAGGAAACACGGTATGTTTCAGACCAGAGACACCAATAGACTGCTCCCTCAAACAACATTGAAAGATGATTATTGGGCCCCATCTACTCCAACTCCAGTGCAACCACTGGGTAAAAACACGACAAAATCCGACACCATATTACATTCACCAACTTCTGAAGACGGTAAGACTCACAAGGAAACATACATTAAACGAAGGAATTATCCGAGGAGACCCGTAATTACAGTTCTGCCAGTGGGGTTAGCTGTGCTTGCATCAATCAATGCGATATTACATGGAGCAGGTGCTGGAGTAGTAGAGTTACAACAACATGCTGGTGGTCCTTTCGCACTGCAAGTAGTCAACAGTTCTTGGTTGCAGGTCGTTCTGGCTGGAGTTCCTTGGTATCTTGTTGGAATAGTTATTGAACGCTTTGTCGATGGTCTCTCGGGCAGGAACAAAATGTGA
- the LOC141597372 gene encoding thioredoxin-like protein YLS8 — protein sequence MSYLLPHLHSGWAVDQSILAEEERLVIIRFGHDWDETCMQMDEVLAGVAETIKNFAVIYLVDITEVPDFNTMYELYDPSTVMFFFRNKHIMIDLGTGNNNKINWALKDKQEFIDIVETVYRGARKGRGLVIAPKDYSTKYRY from the exons ATGTCTTACTTGCTACCACACTTGCACTCAGGATGGGCTGTGGATCAGTCAATCCTCGCCGAAGAAGAACGCCTCGTCATCATCCGCTTTGGCCACGATTGGGATGAAACCTGCATGCAG ATGGATGAAGTGTTAGCTGGGGTGGCGGAGACCATTAAGAACTTCGCTGTGATTTATCTTGTGGACATAACCGAGGTGCCTGATTTCAACACAATGTATGAGCTTTATGACCCGTCGACAGTCATGTTCTTTTTCAGGAACAAACACATAATGATTGATCTTGGTACTGGgaacaacaacaaaatcaactGGGCCCTCAAGGACAAGCAGGAGTTCATAGACATTGTTGAGACCGTCTATCGTGGTGCACGGAAGGGGCGAGGTCTTGTGATTGCACCAAAGGATTACTCCACCAAGTACCGCTATTAA